The Paramisgurnus dabryanus chromosome 24, PD_genome_1.1, whole genome shotgun sequence genome contains the following window.
TGTGACagtgaatgtgtttgtgtgttcaggtgtgtttagtGATGAAGTGAAGTCGGTGATGGAGGGAGATTCTTTTACTTTAAACGCTGATACTGAAATAAAGAGTCAAGATGTGATCAGCTGGAGTTTTGGATCTAACGGGACTCTCATCGCTAAAATTAATAAAGCAGCTAAAACGACAAAAACTTATACTGATGATTTTGATGGCAGATTCAGAGACAGACTGCAGTTAAATGatcagactggagatctcatcatcacaaacatcacaacacaacacactgGACTTTATCAACTGATCATCAGCGGCAGATCGAATGCCTTAACAAAACAATTCAATGTTATTGTTTATGGTGAGTAaagatattatatttatatgttgatgatatttatgcatttggcagacgcttttatccaaagcaacttacagtgcatttcaaaCTATACTTTTTATTAGTacttgtgttccctgggttcaaacccataaccttttGCACTGCCAACGCAATGCTcgaccactgagctatacaggaacacATATTAAGTCAAGTTTTTACTGTCTTATATTACAATTTGGCATTTTAATGATCATAATTACTCTCAATAGTTGTTTTATAGTAATAATATATGcttttgatttttatttttgttctcTTGTGTTTTCCAGCTCATCTACCCGTTCCTGACATCAAGAGAGACTGTACAAAAAACTCAGTCTCAAAatgtgtgttgttgtgttcaGTGTTGAATGTGAGAGATGTAAGTCTGTCCTGGTACAAAGGAAACAGTTTATTGTCCAGCATCAGTGTGTCTGATCTCAACATCAGACTCTCTCT
Protein-coding sequences here:
- the LOC135748215 gene encoding uncharacterized protein, giving the protein MIFMFVFLSFCFTSLVGVFSDEVKSVMEGDSFTLNADTEIKSQDVISWSFGSNGTLIAKINKAAKTTKTYTDDFDGRFRDRLQLNDQTGDLIITNITTQHTGLYQLIISGRSNALTKQFNVIVYVLIFIFVLLCFPAHLPVPDIKRDCTKNSVSKCVLLCSVLNVRDVSLSWYKGNSLLSSISVSDLNIRLSLPLEVEYQDNNTYRCVLNNTITNQTQHLNINDICQSCSDCFCCCYGPEAVIRLVVSGLVGVATVAVLVHDIYGISCRDEKKKKSQTP